TGCAGTACATTGAGGTCTCTCTCTCCACAAAGGTCCATGATCTTTCCTTACAGCACAAGAACCACAGGGACTGTGGGGATGTCAGCATACTAATGTCACAGTGCCGAGATTGCACAGAGTTTGTATAGCTATCATTATTATTGCCAAGCTTATGTATTCAAGTTTCTTGAACTTCCTATTTTACCTActtgtgttttttctttcagtCACAGTACAAGAGTCACTTCGTTGCTGCCAGCCTAAGCAACCAGAAAGCTGGGAGCTCTGCTGCTGGGGCAAGTGGATGGACTAGTGCAGGgagtttgaattctgttccaACCAGTTCAGCCCAACAGGGTCACAGCAGTCCTGACAGCCCCCTCACCAGTGCTGCCAAAAGCATCCCAGGCTTTGGCAATACTGGGAACATCAGCAGTGCCCCAGTGACCTACCCGACTGCTGGAGCCCAGGGAGTCAACAACACAGCTCCAGGGAGTAACAGCCGAGAAGGGACTGGGGGAGgcaatgggaagagagagagatacaCTGACAACCGGGGTGGCAGCCGCCATAGTCACGGAGAGAGTGGCAATCGGCATGGCGACAGCCCACGACATGGAGATGGTGGTCGCCATGGAGATGGATACCGCTACCCAGAAAGCAGCCGTCATGCTGATGGCCATCGGCATGGGGAGAACAGGCATGGAGGAAGTGGAGGCCGACACGGGGAGAGCCGGGGTCCAAACGATGGTCGGAATGGTGAAAGCAGGAAAGAAGGTTGTAATCGTGAGAGCAAGATGGACCCCAAGGGGGACAGCAGCAAGATGGACAAGATGGACAGCAAGACAGATAAGACAGCTGATGGTTTTGCTGTCCCTGAGCCACCCAAACGCAAGAAAAGTCGATGGGACAGTTAGAGGGCATGTGCCGAAAGGTGGAATCAGtcatctttaattttatttttagataaggTTTTGGTAACTAGGTGTCTCAGGGCTGGGTTGGGGCCCAGGGTGTGAGGACTCCCTGCCCTTACAGCTGGAGCTAGGAGACATTACTACTCCTTCCTCTGAATCATTTTGTGATGTTCCTTGGGAAAGTGTTTTGGTCTTTGGAAGCAGTGAGAGCTGGGACCCTTTTGGCTCTGCATGTATGGTCATGAGGGTCAGTAGCAGATACCCGGGAAAGAAAGGGCCTTATAGGGCACAGCTCACTCCAGGTTTCTgtgtagtttgcattttctactaAAATGTCACCTTATAAACACCTACAGAATAGAATTCTTTTTCCTAGCTGTGTAGCCAGGCAATTCTCTTTTTAGGAGGTGGCTTCTGGAAACACAGTCCATTGAGGTCAGGGATGAGGTAGGAAGCAATTTGGTGGCTCCAGACATTGCAGAGAAGGAAGGTGTCCAATTCTAAGTGGGGTCGATGCCCAGGCTCTTGTCCGGCCCTGAGACATGTAGGCAGCGGCAGCCTTCAGGAGGCTTTGAGGTTCCCAAAGCCGCTACGACTGAAGAGGAAGAGGTGGTCCTGGAAACCAGTCCAGGATTGCTCTGGTCTGAGATACtgctaattttaaattttaagtgtcttctatttcattgtatttttttttttaacttgtcacATAGTCGAGAAATCTTTTGCTGAAATGATTTTGATGATTTTTGTTCTATCTTGTTtatacaaggaaaagaaatatacaaaatcTAAATTTTGTGACTTTGTGAAGGTTTCTTTAAGATGTGCATTCCTTTCTGCTTGCTCTAGTAAATGTTTTACTACTGGGACCTGTGGATTGTTTGTCATTTCTGCCCACACTGAGTTTAAAACCTATTAAATACGGCACATAATGTGAACCCACAAAATGCAGGGTTTTTACACCCAGTAGTGGCAGAACTGAGGGAAGACTTGAGAGGCCCACTTGCCCAAGAACAGACTACAAGGAAGGCCGCCCCAACACTGAACTTCCCCTTATGATTTAAGAAAGCTTGACTGTTTTCATCCAATACTCCATATTCACGGAAGGGTTGGGGAGGTGAACTGCACCACCGAGACGTTTCAGCTGTGCTTTAATGGGAGAGCTTCTCTCAGGCAGGAGGGTGTCCTCACCACACATACCACAAGAGTTAAAATACCAAAATACCCCACCTCACTGTCTTTTCAGACAACTGCAATACAAGCCAAGGGTTGGGGCTGGCTCTAAGCAGGCCAAAGTAGCATGACTCTTTCCCCCCAGTCCTTAACGCTGGCTTCTCAGAGGCCTGGGTAGCTCTGCTCACTTCCGCCTGTGCTTTTTCTTCTGCTCCTTACGTTGCTGGGCTCTTTGGTCCTTTTTCATCCTTGAGTCCACCACCTTGAAATGACCTCTGACTCCAGCTGGCCGGCGTACTTTGCGGCCCACACCTTTCTTGGCTACAACATAGGTGACCTGGCGTTTCTCCTTGCCAAGCCCAGCCTTCTTGTAGAGACTACAAATGaaagaaaggttggaggctttcTGTCACTCTTTTTGACTTTATGTACCTTTGTGGAAACACCCTCCCCACAATTACCTTCGCAGCTGTGCCACCTTCTCTCGTTCTGAGATGTCCACTGTGTTCACCACAGCTTCTGCCTTCTTCTTGGTTTGCTCCAGTTTCTTCAGCATCTGTGAGAAGACCTCCGTCAGGTGACCTCATCCCCCATATCCCTGTCTCACCGCTGATCTCAGGCAGCTACCACTAACTTACCCTCCGTTTCTTTCTGGCCTTAGCCTCAGCCACTTTCTTAATGGGACGTGCATTGATTTCCCGCCAGCGTTTTCGGTAATGCTCTACTTCTTTCTTGTCAATAGGCAGCTGCCTTATCCTGTGCTGCTTTTCCTCCTGCACAAACCACTCAGGAAGCTCCCCTTCATCCTCATTAAATGTATACCTGAGGTGGAGAGGACACCGGCACTCAAAACCACGCCgggctttttaaaacaaaaaacttaccACCCGCCCCGAGCCACTTCTCATGATTTTCTGAGCCCATTACCGACTAAAGGAGTTATCTATGAGGTCTCTCCTGGCCTTTTTGGAAGAGGCAATAACAGCACCTAAAGCAAGGCCTTCAGGGTCCAGTATCCGATGTCTGActagagagggaaagagaaaagtaAAATACTGACTCCCAAACATTGTCTCCCCTCCTGTTCCACCAGAGCAATGTTCTCACCTGGATCCTCAATAGGCACGACTTCAAACCCATCATCATCGGATTTAGGCCCCCGGCTCCGCTTCTTACCTCGGTGTGGTTCCCTACAGCAGAAGAAAACGTGAGGACTGTGTGTGGTAGTCCACCATTCCCGTGCCACTCAAACCACACTCCCACCTCACCTCAACCCTGATTCCCACTGAAAACCACCCAGGCTGTAGCCCTGATCAGTGAAATCAGAGCCAGCAGTACTTTTTACAGCCCTTCTCTGCAGCACAAGGATGAGAGCCATTCCCAGCTgagagaaatagaactactgctGCTTGCTATCAGCTGTAAGCACTCACCTCTCTTCATCCTCACTGCTGCTGCTATCACTATCTGAACCGTCATCTTTTTCTTCCCCTTCAGGGGTAGGGGCAGCCTCTGTTCCTGATGGAGCCTCTGTCCCCTTAGGTGCCTCATCTTGGCACTGGGAAGATATTCTCTCTGTCTTCAAACTTgaaggctgctgctgctgctgctgctgctgctctttcCCCTTACGACGACTTTGGTACAACAGTTGGGCCTGGCCGATCTCTAGGGCCTCATCAGCATCATCCTCAATCCCATCGAAGCCACCCTGTAATTGGGGGAATCTTTAGctcctagtggttaagtgctacggctgctaatcaagaggctggcagttcgaatccaccaggcgctcctgggaaactctatggggcagttctactctgtcctgtggggtcactatgagtcggagtcgactcgacggcagtgggtttggtttttttggttttagctccTCTGCTCCCAGGAAATGCCAATTCCATATCTAAATTGCCCCACCCTCACCTCTTCTTACCTTTGAGAACCACAGGTTGGTTTGTTCTTCCTGCAGGACTGCTTTTTCCTCTAGAGGTACCAGCAGTGGATTCTCTTCTTCCTGGTTCTCCTCTTTACCATCTTCTACTTCAGCAAACTGCACACTGTAGACCCAAAGGGCAGTGGGTAGAAGGTCAATGACCCAGAGTGCCCTAGAGGACTTGCTTCCCCTGTATCTCCTCTGGCAATGCCTGCCACCAATTCTTTGTTAGAACGCCAGCTGAGGGTGTCAGCACTCGCTCTTGCCAGCTACCCCTCCACTTACCACTTCCGGTCCTTTAGACCCTGCTGTCCCCCACCTCCTGCCAGCTCCTCTGAATCCAGGTCACTATCCAGTGATGCGTCCTCGTCCTCCTCAGCGTCTGATACGTAGATGTCATCCCGTGGCAGATCAGACAGAAACGTGTCTGCAGCGCTCATATCCCCTTGTGCTACTTCTGCTAACAACTGAAGTTTAACAAAAAAAGGTCAAGGGTATTTAAAAGgagcattttgcttttttttcctcctgtgttCACTCTTAGCTGATCTATGATAACACTAGGAAATCTACTGTGGTAGATTATCTCCTTTTGCCAACAGGGAAGGTCAGACCCAGGGAAATGACACCCACTCTAGGCCAGGTCACTAGTCTGCCCCGCTCTGCTGTCTTGTCTTCAAAAGTTACACAGATTTTATGGTAAAGTACTCCATGGCTTACATAGCGTCGAatcttaaaatgttctaaaacacTGCTACTTTTCCGTAAAAAACACTCTCAGAAAGCATTTTAATCACCTTTTAAGAATACAGTCTTCAAATTGTTTCCACTGAACAAAGGAGCCTAGGCAGCATAGAGCTGACAGGAGGCATTTTCACTCATGCTGTCTAGGATCTGGCAAAAAGAACACCATCCAGAAGCCTAGTGCAGCAAGGTGTGAGCTAAAGAACCCTGTTctctgagggaaaccctccactGACACATGTGCTTGTAACCTAGGTGCCCTGGCTATACCTACCGTATCTTACATCTCTTACAAAAAGTGCCTGTTGTTTATGGTATTCTAGTTCTGTAAGTCTGTCATACTTATACCGTttttacccattgccactgaattgattccaactcatggcaaccccatatgttagacAGTACACCTGCTTcattcttggctgtgatctttatagaagcacgTCACCCAGcgtttcttccgtggtgccaccCTATCATAAGTCTCCATAATTTCATCATTTTAGATGTAATTAAACAAGTAGGACACAGGCTCCTATTTGTTTCCCCAATCTCCTCATCAAATTATTTTCTGGTCGAAGACAGCAACCATAACCTAGGATCATTCAACCACACTTAGAAACATATCCAACGTTCCCCACCCCCAAATAGATCCTCCCGACTCTTCAATCTGACCCTAGCCCTGCCCCACCTGGTGACCACGGATACTGCGTAGGGAGAACATGCCGGTTTCTCCCTCGTCTGCAATGGAAACCCCAGGCAGATCCATCTTTAGCTCCACACGCTCTCGCTGCTTTCTCTGCTCACGCAgcagcttcttttttttcctgagggtACAAGGAGGTTGTG
The window above is part of the Elephas maximus indicus isolate mEleMax1 chromosome 19, mEleMax1 primary haplotype, whole genome shotgun sequence genome. Proteins encoded here:
- the FTSJ3 gene encoding pre-rRNA 2'-O-ribose RNA methyltransferase FTSJ3: MGKKGKVGKSRRDKFYHLAKETGYRSRSAFKLIQLNRRFQFLQKARALLDLCAAPGGWLQVAAKFMPVSSLIVGVDLVPIKPLPNVVTLQEDITTERCRQALRKELKTWKVDVVLNDGAPNVGASWVHDAYSQAHLTLMALRLACDFLARGGSFITKVFRSRDYQPLLWIFQQLFRRVQATKPQASRHESAEIFVVCQGFLAPDKVDSKFFDPKFAFKEVEVQAKTVTELVTKKKPKAEGYAEGDFTLYHRASVTDFLRAANPVDFLSKTSEISLDDDELVRHPATTEDVRACCQDIKVLGRKELRSLLNWRTKLRRHVAKKLKEQAKALDISLSSGEEEEEGNEEESTAGTMRQSSKEEEEEEQLNQTLAEMKAQEVAELKRKKKKLLREQRKQRERVELKMDLPGVSIADEGETGMFSLRSIRGHQLLAEVAQGDMSAADTFLSDLPRDDIYVSDAEEDEDASLDSDLDSEELAGGGGQQGLKDRKCVQFAEVEDGKEENQEEENPLLVPLEEKAVLQEEQTNLWFSKGGFDGIEDDADEALEIGQAQLLYQSRRKGKEQQQQQQQQPSSLKTERISSQCQDEAPKGTEAPSGTEAAPTPEGEEKDDGSDSDSSSSEDEEREPHRGKKRSRGPKSDDDGFEVVPIEDPVRHRILDPEGLALGAVIASSKKARRDLIDNSFSRYTFNEDEGELPEWFVQEEKQHRIRQLPIDKKEVEHYRKRWREINARPIKKVAEAKARKKRRMLKKLEQTKKKAEAVVNTVDISEREKVAQLRSLYKKAGLGKEKRQVTYVVAKKGVGRKVRRPAGVRGHFKVVDSRMKKDQRAQQRKEQKKKHRRK